Proteins co-encoded in one Lates calcarifer isolate ASB-BC8 linkage group LG17, TLL_Latcal_v3, whole genome shotgun sequence genomic window:
- the ptgs2b gene encoding prostaglandin G/H synthase 2, which translates to MNRLTFTVFLLALGFLVCEGGNPCCSEPCQNRGVCTALGPDNYECDCTRTGYYGQNCTTPEFLTWLKVNLKPTPNAVHYLLTHFKGFWNIINNISFLRDAIMRYVLTSRSHLIDSPPTYNSDYGYKSWEAYSNLSYYTRSLPPVPEDCPTPMGVVGKKELPDAKVLAEKLLMRRQFIPDPQGTSLMFAFFAQHFTHQFFKSDMKKGPAFTQAKGHGVDLSHIYGDNLERQHKLRLFKDGKLKYQIMDGEIYPPTVKEVGVDMHYPPHVPDSHRFAVGHEAFGLVPGLMMYATIWLREHNRVCDVLKEVHPDWDDERLFQTTRLILIGETIKIVIEDYVQHLSGYHFKLKFDPELLFNQRFQYQNRIASEFNTLYHWHPLMPDSFHIEDTDYSYKQFVFNTSVVTEHGINNLVESFTKQIAGRVAGGRNVPGAIMYVAIKSIENSREMRYQSLNSYRKRFNMKPYSSFEDLTGEKEMSAILEEMYGHVDAVELYPGLLVEKPRPNAIFGETMVEMGAPFSLKGLMGNPICSPEYWKPSTFGGSVGFNIINTASLQKLVCNNVRGPCPVASFHVPNIKETGSMIINSSTSHSRGSDINPTVILKERTTEL; encoded by the exons ATGAACAGACTCACATTTACAGTTTTCCTATTGGCACTGGGCTTTCTTGTGTGCGAAGGAG GTAACCCATGCTGCTCAGAGCCATGTCAGAACAGGGGAGTTTGCACAGCACTCGGGCCAGATAATTATGAGTGTGACTGCACGCGCACCGGATATTATGGACAAAACTGCACAACAC CTGAGTTCCTCACCTGGCTCAAAGTGAATCTGAAGCCAACTCCCAACGCCGTCCACTACCTTCTCACCCACTTCAAGGGTTTCTGgaacatcatcaacaacatctCATTTCTCCGGGATGCCATCATGAGATACGTGCTGACAT CCCGATCCCACTTGATTGACAGTCCTCCAACTTACAATTCGGATTATGGTTACAAAAGCTGGGAAGCGTATTCCAACCTTTCCTACTATACGCGCAGCCTCCCCCCTGTGCCAGAGGATTGCCCAACCCCCATGGGAGTAGTAG GTAAAAAGGAGCTGCCTGATGCTAAAGTTTTGGCTGAGAAGCTCCTGATGAGGCGACAGTTTATCCCGGACCCACAGGGCACCAGCCTAATGTTTGCATTCTTTGCACAGCATTTCACCCACCAGTTCTTCAAATCTGATATGAAGAAAGGACCTGCTTTTACCCAGGCTAAAGGTCACGGG GTGGACCTCAGCCACATTTATGGAGACAACCTGGAGAGGCAACACAAGCTCAGACTCTTCAAGGACGGAAAGCTTAAATATCAG ATCATGGATGGGGAGATATACCCCCCAACAGTAAAGGAAGTGGGTGTCGACATGCACTACCCTCCTCATGTTCCCGACTCTCACCGCTTTGCTGTGGGCCACGAGGCCTTTGGCCTGGTCCCTGGTCTGATGATGTACGCCACCATTTGGCTGCGGGAGCACAACCGGGTGTGTGATGTGCTGAAGGAGGTGCACCCCGACTGGGATGATGAAAGACTCTTCCAGACCACACGGCTCATCCTGATTG GTGAGACCATAAAGATTGTAATTGAGGACTACGTGCAGCACCTGAGCGGCTACCACTTCAAGCTCAAGTTTGACCCCGAGCTGCTCTTCAACCAGCGTTTCCAGTACCAGAACCGCATTGCCTCAGAGTTCAACACCCTGTACCACTGGCACCCGCTGATGCCTGATAGTTTCCACATTGAGGATACAGATTACAGCTACAAACAGTTTGTCTTCAACACCTCTGTAGTGACCGAGCATGGCATCAACAACCTCGTGGAGTCCTTTACCAAGCAGATTGCTGGACGG GTTGCTGGTGGTCGTAACGTCCCTGGAGCTATCATGTACGTGGCCATTAAGTCCATTGAGAACAGCAGAGAAATGCGTTACCAGTCTCTGAATTCCTACAGGAAACGATTCAACATGAAGCCCTACAGCTCTTTTGAGGACCTGACAG gagagaaagaaatgtccGCAATCCTGGAGGAGATGTACGGACATGTGGATGCCGTGGAGCTCTACCCAGGCCTGCTGGTGGAGAAACCCAGACCCAACGCCATCTTCGGAGAGACCATGGTGGAGATGGGGGCCCCTTTCTCCCTCAAAGGCTTAATGGGAAACCCCATCTGCTCCCCGGAGTACTGGAAGCCCAGCACCTTCGGAGGCAGCGTGGGCTTCAACATCATCAATACCGCCTCCCTGCAGAAGCTCGTCTGCAATAATGTGCGTGGCCCCTGTCCTGTGGCATCTTTTCATGTGCCCAACATCAAAGAGACGGGATCCATGATCATCAACTCCAGCACGTCCCACTCACGCGGCAGTGACATCAACCCTACAGTCATTTTGAAAGAAAGGACTACTGAGctctaa